In bacterium, a single window of DNA contains:
- a CDS encoding SurA N-terminal domain-containing protein has translation MSIYKLRTEFGQHLKWVMLGIAIVFIVGAIFTFGAMPGGKGGSSAKGGNDVVAVVNGKEIKRADFENMWAATSDQARNQGMRSALQLANARAGLFVQTVQSRMILSEAEKMGVDISDRRVNEEIDAQVVKALNQSRESIMGSELTAEERTLNPREDSKFKKELASVGGSIRNIEDQIRAKIPADDIRAKLAFEGIQKKIEKGLKPVTEQDIKDSYNVYKIRQIAFMKGIMPEDQLKTRIDKIMTEIRGGADFAKIAKENSQGSLMNSDSATEYSFDTRWSLPTEVRDAVAKLKPGGVSSPIKTDYGTFIVKLESITPKLPAKMDKKATSDRRKQIADDRKMTGLMAFQAQMQKNENVKISDPELRAYWLIAKARTAFTEPAKSMKMTTDAISALKKARTNRVDNQIINAKLAQLLYENGKTKEGLDILYPLVMGANDTIDTPDLRILLGDMLMAQAANEKPEQKAATTAKALEQYKTASEVAHNDRASHEQLVTKFQQLKHPELVAAEQKWLADYDQRVKAMQAEQQKNAPEPAKKDSKK, from the coding sequence ATGAGTATTTACAAACTGAGAACTGAGTTTGGCCAGCACCTCAAGTGGGTCATGCTTGGAATAGCCATTGTCTTCATAGTGGGTGCAATATTTACATTTGGTGCTATGCCCGGCGGAAAAGGCGGCAGCAGTGCTAAAGGTGGCAATGATGTAGTCGCAGTAGTCAACGGCAAAGAGATAAAGCGTGCCGATTTCGAGAATATGTGGGCAGCTACAAGCGATCAGGCAAGGAACCAGGGCATGCGTTCCGCTCTCCAGCTTGCGAATGCACGGGCAGGACTGTTTGTTCAGACGGTCCAAAGTCGTATGATACTCAGCGAAGCTGAAAAGATGGGTGTCGATATCAGTGATCGCAGGGTAAATGAGGAGATCGATGCGCAGGTTGTCAAGGCACTCAATCAGAGCCGTGAGTCCATAATGGGCAGCGAACTGACAGCCGAAGAGCGCACGCTCAATCCCAGGGAAGATTCCAAATTCAAGAAAGAACTCGCCAGTGTTGGTGGTTCCATACGCAACATTGAAGATCAGATCCGCGCAAAGATACCTGCCGATGATATTCGCGCGAAGCTGGCGTTTGAGGGCATACAGAAAAAGATTGAAAAGGGTCTCAAGCCAGTCACCGAGCAGGACATCAAAGACAGCTACAATGTCTATAAGATACGTCAAATTGCGTTTATGAAAGGTATCATGCCAGAGGACCAGTTGAAGACCCGCATCGACAAGATCATGACCGAAATTCGGGGTGGTGCGGATTTTGCAAAGATTGCAAAAGAGAATTCGCAGGGTTCCCTGATGAATAGTGATTCGGCGACCGAATACTCATTCGACACTCGCTGGTCGCTGCCCACTGAGGTAAGGGACGCTGTTGCCAAGCTGAAGCCGGGTGGTGTATCTTCGCCCATCAAGACGGACTATGGCACGTTTATCGTGAAGTTGGAGAGCATAACACCCAAGCTCCCTGCCAAGATGGACAAGAAAGCCACCAGCGACAGGCGCAAACAGATTGCTGATGACCGTAAGATGACTGGTCTGATGGCATTCCAGGCTCAGATGCAGAAGAATGAGAACGTCAAGATTAGTGATCCCGAACTGCGCGCATACTGGTTGATCGCGAAGGCGCGCACAGCGTTTACCGAGCCTGCAAAGAGTATGAAGATGACCACGGATGCCATAAGTGCGTTGAAGAAAGCGCGCACCAACAGGGTTGACAATCAGATAATCAACGCAAAACTTGCCCAGCTTCTCTATGAGAACGGCAAGACCAAGGAGGGTCTGGACATACTCTATCCGCTGGTTATGGGCGCAAATGACACGATCGACACTCCAGACCTGAGGATACTTTTGGGTGACATGCTGATGGCTCAGGCTGCAAATGAAAAACCTGAGCAGAAGGCAGCCACTACCGCCAAAGCTCTTGAGCAATATAAGACCGCGAGTGAGGTTGCGCATAACGACAGAGCTTCTCATGAGCAGTTGGTCACCAAGTTTCAGCAGCTCAAGCATCCTGAACTGGTCGCCGCCGAGCAGAAATGGTTGGCCGACTATGACCAGCGTGTCAAGGCGATGCAGGCAGAGCAGCAGAAAAATGCTCCTGAGCCGGCTAAGAAAGACTCTAAGAAATAG
- a CDS encoding Gfo/Idh/MocA family oxidoreductase — translation MSGNVRLGIIGLGVIGNHHANYLRAGDVKRCEFTAVCDIDPSRIEKFSDLKRFTSSEEMIRSGEVDAVLISTPHYSHTTIGIDALEQGLHVLVEKPISVHKADCERLLAAHKDPKQVFAVMFNLRTIGWWKKLKYLIDSGELGEIVRVNWTCTDWFRSEAYYANGGWRGTWSGEGGGVLMNQCPHYLDLWQYFFGMPESVRAFCRFGVRHNVEIEDEVTAYMEYANKATGVLITSTGEFPGTNRLEVAGEQGKVVIEGGKFSYTRNEVQTTQFSRTCPAGFVFPPIWNIDIPVKAGGQHSEITQNFVDAILDGTPLISPAEDGIRSVELANAMLYSTLTDSTVRLPLDSKAFEKELQRLIAESKFVKQSTKGEVVDAKASFH, via the coding sequence ATGAGTGGAAATGTCCGCTTGGGAATAATCGGTCTGGGGGTAATAGGCAACCATCACGCCAACTACCTGCGCGCCGGAGACGTAAAGCGCTGCGAGTTTACTGCAGTCTGTGATATCGACCCAAGCCGTATTGAGAAGTTTTCAGACCTGAAAAGGTTTACCAGCAGCGAGGAGATGATCCGTTCCGGTGAGGTCGATGCAGTTCTGATATCTACACCTCATTATTCTCATACTACCATAGGCATCGATGCTCTCGAACAGGGTCTTCATGTCCTGGTGGAAAAGCCAATTTCTGTGCATAAGGCTGATTGTGAGCGCCTGTTGGCGGCTCATAAGGACCCAAAGCAGGTCTTCGCTGTAATGTTCAACCTGCGTACCATCGGCTGGTGGAAGAAGTTAAAGTATCTTATCGACAGCGGTGAGTTGGGCGAGATTGTGCGTGTCAACTGGACTTGCACAGACTGGTTCAGGAGCGAGGCGTATTATGCCAACGGCGGTTGGCGAGGCACATGGTCCGGCGAGGGCGGCGGTGTGCTTATGAACCAGTGTCCTCACTATCTTGATCTATGGCAATATTTCTTCGGTATGCCCGAGAGCGTTCGTGCTTTCTGCAGGTTCGGCGTGCGCCATAATGTTGAGATCGAGGATGAAGTGACGGCCTATATGGAGTATGCCAACAAAGCGACTGGTGTGCTGATAACCTCCACCGGCGAGTTTCCCGGCACGAACCGTCTGGAAGTGGCGGGCGAGCAGGGCAAGGTGGTCATCGAGGGCGGCAAGTTCAGCTACACGAGAAATGAAGTTCAGACAACTCAGTTCAGCAGGACATGCCCAGCCGGTTTTGTCTTCCCGCCCATATGGAACATAGATATCCCCGTAAAGGCCGGCGGCCAGCACTCAGAGATAACGCAAAATTTTGTTGATGCAATATTGGATGGCACTCCATTGATTTCACCGGCGGAAGATGGGATCAGGTCTGTCGAGCTTGCAAATGCAATGCTCTATTCCACTCTCACCGATTCCACAGTGCGCCTGCCATTGGATAGCAAGGCGTTTGAGAAGGAACTGCAGCGTCTGATAGCCGAGTCTAAATTCGTCAAGCAGAGCACAAAAGGTGAAGTCGTAGACGCAAAAGCGTCATTCCACTAA
- a CDS encoding sugar phosphate isomerase/epimerase, with the protein MKLKQVAAQLYTIRDHLKTPADVAASLKKVSDIGYQAVQISGMGPIDESELVKILDGEGLVCCATHEDTQTLLDDPNAVIDRLKKLDCTYTAYPYPSGVELNSLDDVKSFAARLDSSGSVLADAGITLAYHNHHIEFRRFDDELMLDVIYSHTDKRHLQGEIDTYWVQYGGGDPAAWCRKLDGRLPLLHMKDYAVMPDLTVTFAEIGSGNLNWHEIVHTAQGSGCQWYIVEQDECQHDPFESLKISFDYIRNNLIE; encoded by the coding sequence ATGAAGCTGAAGCAGGTAGCGGCGCAGTTATACACAATTAGAGACCACCTGAAGACGCCTGCCGATGTTGCGGCTTCGCTCAAGAAGGTAAGTGACATCGGTTATCAGGCAGTTCAGATCAGTGGAATGGGTCCCATCGACGAGTCCGAACTTGTAAAAATTCTCGACGGAGAAGGACTGGTCTGCTGTGCCACCCATGAGGATACTCAAACACTGCTCGATGATCCGAATGCAGTAATAGATCGGCTTAAAAAACTCGATTGTACATATACCGCATATCCTTATCCATCGGGTGTGGAACTGAATTCGCTTGACGATGTTAAGTCTTTTGCCGCGCGTCTTGACTCTTCAGGCAGTGTGCTGGCTGATGCCGGGATAACGCTTGCGTATCATAATCACCACATCGAGTTTCGTCGATTTGACGACGAGCTGATGTTGGATGTGATATATTCTCACACCGACAAGCGTCATCTCCAGGGCGAGATAGACACATACTGGGTTCAGTATGGCGGAGGCGACCCGGCTGCCTGGTGTCGGAAGCTGGATGGGCGTCTGCCGCTGCTTCATATGAAGGACTATGCCGTCATGCCCGATCTGACAGTTACATTTGCCGAGATAGGCAGTGGCAATTTGAACTGGCATGAGATAGTCCATACCGCGCAAGGCTCCGGCTGTCAATGGTATATCGTTGAGCAAGATGAGTGTCAGCATGATCCCTTTGAATCACTCAAAATCAGCTTTGATTACATCCGCAACAATCTTATAGAGTGA
- a CDS encoding type IV pilus twitching motility protein PilT: MLTLLVERGGSDLHIKARNHPLMRIHGDLIPQKQYPVLTPDDSRSLAYSVMNDVRRARFEEEMEMDLAYEIPNVSRYRTNIMQQRGMVSMVQRAIPTNIMSMQELNLPPVCQYFAERPRGMVLVTGPTGSGKSTTLAAMIDYINSSRSEHIMTVEDPVEFVHECKKSIINQRELGTDTLSFNNALKYVLRQDPDVILVGEMRDLETIHLAITAAETGHLVFATLHTQDAVQTVDRIIDVFPNYQQAQIRMQLANNLIGVVSQTLLKRADGKGRVAAFETMVNSTAIRNLIREAKTFQISSMIQTGGRQGMMTLDQYLAELVKRGMIAREEGLSRASNVKELEAMLEVGK; encoded by the coding sequence ATGTTGACGCTTCTGGTCGAAAGGGGTGGCTCTGACCTCCACATCAAGGCGCGCAATCATCCTTTGATGCGCATACACGGTGATCTGATACCCCAGAAACAGTATCCTGTGCTGACTCCTGATGACTCTCGCAGTCTGGCATATAGCGTAATGAACGACGTTCGGCGGGCACGTTTTGAGGAAGAGATGGAGATGGACCTTGCATATGAGATACCGAATGTCTCCAGATATCGAACGAATATTATGCAGCAGCGCGGTATGGTGAGTATGGTCCAGCGTGCGATTCCTACTAATATCATGAGTATGCAGGAACTGAACTTGCCTCCTGTCTGCCAGTATTTTGCAGAGCGTCCGAGAGGAATGGTTCTGGTAACCGGCCCGACTGGTTCCGGCAAATCCACCACTCTGGCTGCAATGATCGATTACATAAATTCAAGCAGGTCCGAGCATATAATGACTGTGGAAGACCCGGTCGAGTTTGTCCACGAGTGCAAAAAGTCGATCATCAACCAGCGCGAATTGGGCACGGACACTCTTTCATTCAACAACGCCTTGAAATATGTTCTCAGGCAGGACCCTGATGTTATCCTGGTCGGTGAGATGCGTGATCTTGAGACGATCCACCTTGCGATTACTGCTGCTGAGACCGGTCACTTGGTATTTGCGACGCTGCACACTCAGGATGCCGTTCAGACTGTAGACCGTATCATCGACGTTTTCCCAAACTATCAGCAAGCCCAGATACGAATGCAGTTGGCCAACAACTTGATAGGTGTGGTTTCCCAAACACTGCTCAAGCGGGCGGACGGCAAGGGAAGAGTTGCCGCTTTCGAGACAATGGTGAACTCGACAGCCATCCGAAACCTGATCCGGGAGGCAAAGACGTTCCAGATATCTTCCATGATACAGACCGGCGGCAGACAGGGGATGATGACGCTGGATCAATACCTCGCCGAACTGGTTAAGAGAGGAATGATCGCAAGAGAGGAAGGTTTATCACGAGCGAGCAATGTCAAAGAACTTGAGGCGATGCTGGAGGTCGGAAAATGA